One Micromonospora sp. WMMD812 genomic window carries:
- a CDS encoding Dabb family protein, translating to MIYHQIRISMKPDAPKGDVAHALEMLRRLGRELDVVEQWAVGRDFGGEFEYGAMYALKDIDAYRAYMYAPLHRKIDEIGLPLVDNMVSLDLTDDEDPAIGDKIAQIHAERFAGDAALTSLVEGLGSYEGSGTTPA from the coding sequence ATGATCTACCACCAGATCCGCATCTCGATGAAGCCCGACGCGCCCAAGGGCGACGTCGCCCACGCCCTCGAGATGCTGCGCCGGCTGGGCCGCGAGCTCGACGTGGTCGAGCAGTGGGCGGTCGGCCGCGACTTCGGCGGCGAGTTCGAGTACGGCGCGATGTACGCGCTGAAGGACATCGACGCCTACCGGGCCTACATGTACGCCCCGCTCCACCGCAAGATCGACGAGATCGGCCTGCCGCTGGTCGACAACATGGTGTCGCTTGACCTCACCGACGACGAGGATCCGGCGATCGGCGACAAGATCGCGCAGATCCACGCCGAACGCTTCGCCGGCGACGCCGCCCTCACGTCCCTCGTCGAGGGCCTCGGCTCCTACGAGGGCAGCGGAACCACGCCCGCGTAG
- a CDS encoding TetR/AcrR family transcriptional regulator: MPRRTPDEQVGPPPTDSAQARPGGRTARVGRAVMDATIAELSEVGYTALRIEAVAERAGVNRATIYRRWGDKPNLVSAAFVERQEDVSPPADTGSVREDLLALFREIRRGFDSPWIAALIRELGPRTPQNDGVHEVLDKVWPQRFRHSREIFLRGMRRGELVDDLDPDYLVQAAAGPLYFRWLMLGEPLTDEFLERTADFVLSGVRRR; encoded by the coding sequence GTGCCGAGGAGAACGCCGGACGAGCAGGTCGGCCCGCCGCCCACCGATTCCGCCCAGGCGCGGCCGGGCGGACGGACGGCGCGTGTCGGGCGGGCCGTCATGGACGCGACCATCGCCGAGCTGAGCGAGGTCGGCTACACGGCCCTGCGCATCGAAGCGGTGGCCGAGCGCGCGGGCGTGAACCGGGCGACGATCTACCGGCGATGGGGCGACAAGCCCAACCTCGTCTCGGCGGCCTTCGTCGAACGGCAGGAGGACGTTTCACCGCCAGCGGACACCGGCAGCGTACGAGAGGATCTGCTCGCCCTGTTCCGGGAGATCCGACGGGGCTTCGACAGCCCGTGGATCGCCGCGCTCATCCGCGAACTCGGACCCCGCACCCCGCAGAACGACGGCGTGCACGAGGTACTCGACAAGGTCTGGCCACAGCGGTTCCGCCACTCGCGGGAGATCTTCCTGCGCGGGATGAGGCGCGGAGAACTTGTTGACGACCTCGACCCCGACTACCTGGTACAGGCCGCCGCCGGGCCGCTCTACTTCCGCTGGCTCATGCTCGGCGAGCCCCTCACCGACGAGTTCCTGGAGCGGACCGCCGACTTCGTCCTCAGCGGCGTCCGGCGCCGGTAG